From Camelus dromedarius isolate mCamDro1 chromosome 23, mCamDro1.pat, whole genome shotgun sequence, a single genomic window includes:
- the C23H1orf56 gene encoding protein MENT yields MVPAAGALLWALLLSLGSRAAGAQGLTSTATATATATQRDTFRFGGPMTHSYRTTARSRVTQKIRVTMEDEDDIVAAADRMAGPAAAELLASTVSTGSRSRLAEEEDGSLEEGVVIYTRKNDTGSETSSTIPTRGFAANGHDSENTMSSSQPPSTGKTAADQPFSDSTRSQWSTARSSSNPWPPPSPTAMPAPEDLQLVLGPWGPWHCHCKSGTMSRSRGGKLHGLSGRLRVGALSQLHTEHRPCTYHICPCNRQREECPLDAGLCPDTSCTTQTTTKATTTTTTTPIPPLVTRLRPTPFIPSPSPRYSSALAFWKRVRIGLEDIWNSLSSVFTEMQPINRNQR; encoded by the exons ATGGTCCCCGCCGCCGGCGCACTGCTCTGGGCCCTGCTGCTGAGTCTGGGGTCCCGGGCGGCGGGGGCCCAAGGCCTGACTTcgaccgccaccgccaccgccaccgcgaCGCAGCGGGACACTTTCCGCTTCGGGGGCCCTATGACCCACAGCTACCGGACCACTGCCCGGAGCCGTGTTACCCAGAAAATAAGGGTAACAATGGAGGATGAGGATGACATTGTGGCCGCGGCCGACCGCATGGCAGGCCCGGCTGCTGCCGAGCTCTTGGCCTCCACGGTGTCCACAGGTAGCCGGTCGCGTTTggcggaggaggaggatgggTCTTTGGAAGAAGGAGTAGTAATTTACACCAGAAAGAATGACACTGGCTCGGAGACTTCCAGTACGATTCCCACCCGAGGGTTTGCAGCGAATGGCCATGATTCTGAAAACACAATGAGTTCAAGCCAGCCGCCCTCCACCGGGAAGACCGCTGCGGATCAGCCGTTCTCCGACAGCACCCGGAGCCAATGGTCAACAGCAAGGTCCTCCTCGAACCCGTGGCCACCGCCCTCGCCCACAGCCATGCCAGCTCCCGAGGATCTGCAGCTGgtgctggggccctggggcccGTGGCACTGCCACTGCAAGTCAGGCACCATGAGCCGGAGCCGGGGCGGGAAGCTGCACGGCCTTTCCGGGCGCCTCCGCGTTGGGGCCCTGAGCCAACTCCACACTGAGCACCGACCTTGCACCTACCACATATGCCCCTGCAACCGGCAACGGGAGGAGTGCCCCCTGGACGCAGGTCTCTGTCCTGACACCAGCTGCACCACTCAGACCACCACTaaggccaccaccaccaccaccaccacccccattcCTCCCCTGGTCACCAGGCTCAGACCCACCCCCttcatccccagccccagccccaggtaCAGCTCAGCCCTTGCTTTTTGGAAACGGGTCAGGATTGGGCTGGAGGATATTTGGAACAGCCTCTCTTCAGTGTTCACAGAGATGCAACCA ATAAACAGAAATCAGAGGTAA
- the CDC42SE1 gene encoding CDC42 small effector protein 1, giving the protein MSEFWHKLGCCVVEKPQPKKKRRRIDRTMIGEPMNFVHLTHIGSGEMGAGDGLAMTGAVQEQMRSKGNRDRPWSNSRGL; this is encoded by the exons ATGAGTGAATTTTGGCACAAACTGGGCTGCTGTGTGGTAGAGAAACCCCAGCCG aagaagaagaggagacgGATTGACCGGACCATGATTGGGGAACCAATGAATTTTGTCCACCTGACTCACATTGGCTCTGGGGAGATGGGGGCCGGAGATGGACTTGCCATG ACAGGTGCCGTTCAGGAGCAGATGAGATCCAAGGGAAACCGAGACAGGCCGTGGAGCAATTCTAGGGGCTTGTAG
- the BNIPL gene encoding bcl-2/adenovirus E1B 19 kDa-interacting protein 2-like protein isoform X2 yields the protein MGTLQEAGEKTSDPGLLPEEADPSEDPVDPEGDSQAGTPNTLALCGHRPMRKRLSAPELRLDLTKGPGDDGASPTHSDPSSSEGSSDLEVDELETPSDSEQLDSGHEFEWEDELPRAEGLGASEAAERLGRGCMWDVAGEDGHHWRVFRTGQQEQRVDMTAIEPYKKVLSHGGYHGDGLNAVIVFASCYLPRSSIPNYTYVMEHLFRYMVGTLELLVAENYLLVHLSGGTSRAQVPPLSWIRQCYRTLDRRLRKNLRALLVVHATWYVKAFLALLRPFISSKFTRKIRFLSSLGELTQLISMDQIHIPEAVRQLDQDLYGSGGI from the exons ATGGGAACTCTACAAGAGGCAGGAGAAAAGACATCCGATCCTGG ATTGCTTCCTGAAGAGGCTGACCCTTCTGAAGATCCTGTTGATCCTGAAGGAGATTCACAGGCAG GTACCCCCAACACTTTAGCCCTATGTGGCCATCGCCCCATGCGTAAGCGTCTTTCTGCCCCAGAGTTGCGACTGGATCTGACCAAGGGGCCTGGAGATGATGGAGCGTCTCCCACCCACTCTGATCCTTCCTCCTCCGAGGGCAGTTCTGACCTGGAGGTAGACGAGTTGGAGACACCTTCAGACTCGGAGCAGCTGGACAGTGGACATGAATTTGAATGGGAAG ATGAGCTGCCCCGGGCAGAGGGTCTAGGGGCTAGCGAGGCAGCTGAGAGGCTGGGCCGGGGTTGCATGTGGGATGTGGCTGGAGAAGATGGTCATCACTGGAGGGTGTTCCGAACAGGACAGCAGGAGCAGCGAGTGGACATGACTGCCATTGAGCCCTATAAGAAAGTGCTGTCTCATGGAG GCTACCACGGTGATGGCCTCAATGCGGTCATCGTCTTCGCTTCCTGTTATCTGCCCAGAAGCAGCATCCCCAACTACACCTACGTCATGGAACACTTGTTTAG GTATATGGTGGGGACTCTGGAGCTGCTGGTAGCTGAAAATTATCTGCTGGTTCACCTGAGCGGAGGCACAAGTAGGGCCCAGGTTCCACCTCTGAGCTGGATACGCCAGTGTTACCGTACTCTGGACCGGCG GCTCCGGAAGAACCTGCGCGCCCTGCTGGTTGTCCATGCGACGTGGTATGTGAAGGCATTCCTGGCGCTGCTTCGGCCCTTCATCAG TTCTAAGTTTACACGAAAGATTCGTTTTCTGAGCAGCCTGGGAGAGCTGACCCAACTCATCTCCATGGATCAGATCCACATCCCGGAAGCTGTCAGACA GCTGGACCAGGATCTCTATGGCTCAGGCGGGATCTAG
- the BNIPL gene encoding bcl-2/adenovirus E1B 19 kDa-interacting protein 2-like protein isoform X1, with amino-acid sequence MGTLQEAGEKTSDPGVRENAETAGLGASLRLGELELMEEWQDEEFPRLLPEEADPSEDPVDPEGDSQAGTPNTLALCGHRPMRKRLSAPELRLDLTKGPGDDGASPTHSDPSSSEGSSDLEVDELETPSDSEQLDSGHEFEWEDELPRAEGLGASEAAERLGRGCMWDVAGEDGHHWRVFRTGQQEQRVDMTAIEPYKKVLSHGGYHGDGLNAVIVFASCYLPRSSIPNYTYVMEHLFRYMVGTLELLVAENYLLVHLSGGTSRAQVPPLSWIRQCYRTLDRRLRKNLRALLVVHATWYVKAFLALLRPFISSKFTRKIRFLSSLGELTQLISMDQIHIPEAVRQLDQDLYGSGGI; translated from the exons ATGGGAACTCTACAAGAGGCAGGAGAAAAGACATCCGATCCTGG GGTCAGGGAGAATGCAGAAACAGCAGGGCTAGGAGCATCCCTGAGACTTGGGGAACTGGAGCTGATGGAGGAATGGCAGGATGAAGAATTCCCCAG ATTGCTTCCTGAAGAGGCTGACCCTTCTGAAGATCCTGTTGATCCTGAAGGAGATTCACAGGCAG GTACCCCCAACACTTTAGCCCTATGTGGCCATCGCCCCATGCGTAAGCGTCTTTCTGCCCCAGAGTTGCGACTGGATCTGACCAAGGGGCCTGGAGATGATGGAGCGTCTCCCACCCACTCTGATCCTTCCTCCTCCGAGGGCAGTTCTGACCTGGAGGTAGACGAGTTGGAGACACCTTCAGACTCGGAGCAGCTGGACAGTGGACATGAATTTGAATGGGAAG ATGAGCTGCCCCGGGCAGAGGGTCTAGGGGCTAGCGAGGCAGCTGAGAGGCTGGGCCGGGGTTGCATGTGGGATGTGGCTGGAGAAGATGGTCATCACTGGAGGGTGTTCCGAACAGGACAGCAGGAGCAGCGAGTGGACATGACTGCCATTGAGCCCTATAAGAAAGTGCTGTCTCATGGAG GCTACCACGGTGATGGCCTCAATGCGGTCATCGTCTTCGCTTCCTGTTATCTGCCCAGAAGCAGCATCCCCAACTACACCTACGTCATGGAACACTTGTTTAG GTATATGGTGGGGACTCTGGAGCTGCTGGTAGCTGAAAATTATCTGCTGGTTCACCTGAGCGGAGGCACAAGTAGGGCCCAGGTTCCACCTCTGAGCTGGATACGCCAGTGTTACCGTACTCTGGACCGGCG GCTCCGGAAGAACCTGCGCGCCCTGCTGGTTGTCCATGCGACGTGGTATGTGAAGGCATTCCTGGCGCTGCTTCGGCCCTTCATCAG TTCTAAGTTTACACGAAAGATTCGTTTTCTGAGCAGCCTGGGAGAGCTGACCCAACTCATCTCCATGGATCAGATCCACATCCCGGAAGCTGTCAGACA GCTGGACCAGGATCTCTATGGCTCAGGCGGGATCTAG
- the PRUNE1 gene encoding exopolyphosphatase PRUNE1 isoform X2, which translates to MVSALALAFYLAKTTETEEVFVPVLNIKRSELPLRGDNVFFLQKIHIPESLLIFRDEIDLHALHQAGQLTLILVDHHVLPKSDAALEEAVAEVLDHRPIDQKHCPPCHVSVELVGSCATLVTERILQGAPEILDRQTAALLHGTIILDCVNMDLKVGKATLKDIEYVEKLEALFPDLPRRNDIFDSLQKAKFDVSGLTTEQMLRKDQKTISRQGTKVAISAIYMDLEVFLQRSGLIADLHALCQAHSYDALVAMTIFFNTHNEPVRQLAVFCPHAALRMTICGVLERSHSPSLKLTPAPSIHPNLQAYLQGNTQVSRKKLLPLLQEALSAYFDSMKIPSGQPETVGVSREQADKELDRAGNSLISGLSQDDEEPPLPPTPMNSLVDECPLDQGLPKFSAEVIFEKCSQISLSESTTASLSKK; encoded by the exons ATGGTGTCAGCTCTCGCCCTGGCTTTTTACCTGGCAAAG ACAACTGAGACTGAGGAGGTCTTTGTGccagttttaaatataaaacgCTCTGAGCTACCTCTGCGAGGCGACAATGTCTTCTTCCTTCAGAAGATTCACATTCCAGAGTCCCTTTTGATTTTCCGGGATGAGATTGACCTGCATGCATTGCATCAGGCTGGGCAGCTCACCCTCATCCTTGTTGACCATCATGTCTTACCCAA AAGTGATGCggccctggaggaggcagtggCAGAGGTGCTAGACCATCGGCCCATTGATCAGAAACACTGCCCTCCCTGCCATGTTTCAGTTGAACTGGTGGGGTCCTGCGCTACCCTGGTGACGGAGAGAATCCTGCAGGGGGCACCAGAGATCTTGGACAGGCAAACTGCAGCCCTTCTGCATG GAACAATCATCCTGGACTGTGTCAACATGGACCTTAAAGTTGGAAAGGCAACCCTAAAGGACATTGAatatgtggagaaactggaggcCCTCTTCCCAGATCTGCCCAGGAGAAATGACATCTTTGATTCTCTGCAAAAGGCAAAGTTTGATGTATCAG GACTGACCACAGAGCAGATGCTGAGAAAAGACCAGAAGACCATCTCTAGACAAGGCACCAAGGTGGCCATTAGTGCAATATATATGGATTTGGAG GTCTTTCTGCAGAGGTCTGGCCTCATCGCAGACCTCCATGCCCTCTGCCAGGCTCACAGCTATGACGCCCTGGTCGCCATGACTATCTTTTTCAACACTCACAATGAGCCAGTGCGGCAGTTGGCTGTTTTCTGTCCCCACGCAGCACTTCGAATGACA ATCTGTGGAGTCCTGGAACGCTCCCACTCTCCGTCCCTGAAGCTGACTCCGGCCCCGAGCATCCACCCTAACCTCCAAGCCTATCTTCAAGGCAACACCCAGGTCTCTCGAAAGAAACTTCTGCCTCTGCTCCAGGAAGCCTTGTCAGCATATTTTGACTCCATGAAGATCCCTTCGGGACAGCCTGAGACAGTGGGTGTGTCCAGGGAACAGGCGGACAAGGAATTGGACAGGGCAGGTAACTCCCTGATTTCTGGATTGAGTCAAGATGACGAGGAGCCTCCGCTGCCCCCGACGCCCATGAACAGCTTGGTGGATGAGTGCCCTCTGGATCAGGGGCTGCCTAAATTCTCAGCCGAGGTCATCTTTGAGAAGTGTAGTCAGATCTCGCTATCAGAATCTACCACTGCCTCCCTGTCCAAGAAATGA
- the PRUNE1 gene encoding exopolyphosphatase PRUNE1 isoform X1: MEDYLQGCRAALQVSRPIHVVLGNEACDLDSMVSALALAFYLAKTTETEEVFVPVLNIKRSELPLRGDNVFFLQKIHIPESLLIFRDEIDLHALHQAGQLTLILVDHHVLPKSDAALEEAVAEVLDHRPIDQKHCPPCHVSVELVGSCATLVTERILQGAPEILDRQTAALLHGTIILDCVNMDLKVGKATLKDIEYVEKLEALFPDLPRRNDIFDSLQKAKFDVSGLTTEQMLRKDQKTISRQGTKVAISAIYMDLEVFLQRSGLIADLHALCQAHSYDALVAMTIFFNTHNEPVRQLAVFCPHAALRMTICGVLERSHSPSLKLTPAPSIHPNLQAYLQGNTQVSRKKLLPLLQEALSAYFDSMKIPSGQPETVGVSREQADKELDRAGNSLISGLSQDDEEPPLPPTPMNSLVDECPLDQGLPKFSAEVIFEKCSQISLSESTTASLSKK; this comes from the exons ATGGAGGACTACCTGCAGGGTTGTCGAGCTGCTCTGCAG GTGTCCCGACCGATACATGTTGTGCTGGGAAATGAAGCCTGTGACTTGGACTCCATGGTGTCAGCTCTCGCCCTGGCTTTTTACCTGGCAAAG ACAACTGAGACTGAGGAGGTCTTTGTGccagttttaaatataaaacgCTCTGAGCTACCTCTGCGAGGCGACAATGTCTTCTTCCTTCAGAAGATTCACATTCCAGAGTCCCTTTTGATTTTCCGGGATGAGATTGACCTGCATGCATTGCATCAGGCTGGGCAGCTCACCCTCATCCTTGTTGACCATCATGTCTTACCCAA AAGTGATGCggccctggaggaggcagtggCAGAGGTGCTAGACCATCGGCCCATTGATCAGAAACACTGCCCTCCCTGCCATGTTTCAGTTGAACTGGTGGGGTCCTGCGCTACCCTGGTGACGGAGAGAATCCTGCAGGGGGCACCAGAGATCTTGGACAGGCAAACTGCAGCCCTTCTGCATG GAACAATCATCCTGGACTGTGTCAACATGGACCTTAAAGTTGGAAAGGCAACCCTAAAGGACATTGAatatgtggagaaactggaggcCCTCTTCCCAGATCTGCCCAGGAGAAATGACATCTTTGATTCTCTGCAAAAGGCAAAGTTTGATGTATCAG GACTGACCACAGAGCAGATGCTGAGAAAAGACCAGAAGACCATCTCTAGACAAGGCACCAAGGTGGCCATTAGTGCAATATATATGGATTTGGAG GTCTTTCTGCAGAGGTCTGGCCTCATCGCAGACCTCCATGCCCTCTGCCAGGCTCACAGCTATGACGCCCTGGTCGCCATGACTATCTTTTTCAACACTCACAATGAGCCAGTGCGGCAGTTGGCTGTTTTCTGTCCCCACGCAGCACTTCGAATGACA ATCTGTGGAGTCCTGGAACGCTCCCACTCTCCGTCCCTGAAGCTGACTCCGGCCCCGAGCATCCACCCTAACCTCCAAGCCTATCTTCAAGGCAACACCCAGGTCTCTCGAAAGAAACTTCTGCCTCTGCTCCAGGAAGCCTTGTCAGCATATTTTGACTCCATGAAGATCCCTTCGGGACAGCCTGAGACAGTGGGTGTGTCCAGGGAACAGGCGGACAAGGAATTGGACAGGGCAGGTAACTCCCTGATTTCTGGATTGAGTCAAGATGACGAGGAGCCTCCGCTGCCCCCGACGCCCATGAACAGCTTGGTGGATGAGTGCCCTCTGGATCAGGGGCTGCCTAAATTCTCAGCCGAGGTCATCTTTGAGAAGTGTAGTCAGATCTCGCTATCAGAATCTACCACTGCCTCCCTGTCCAAGAAATGA